A window of Aequoribacter fuscus genomic DNA:
TATCGGTATTAATGTTCTAGAGATCGTCGTCAGAAACTTGGCCGCGTCGGTTGGCTTATATCCGGCTTTGGTTATGGGCTTATAAATGTCAGAACACAACTCGGTAGGCATTGTCAGTCCTCAAACCGCGCACTTTGATGCGCCGCTTGCGCTTGCCTGCGGCAAAACACTGAACGAATTCGACTTAGTCTATGAAACCTACGGCGAACTCAACGCTGAAAAAACCAATGCCATCTTAATTTGCCATGCGCTGAGTGGGCACCACCACGCGGCGGGCTATCACAGCGAATCCGAGACCAAACCCGGCTGGTGGGACACATGCATTGGACCCGGTAAGCCCATCGACACCAACGTGTACTTCGTTGTTAGCTTAAACAACCTAGGCGGCTGCCATGGTTCGACAGGACCCACGTCCATCAACCCAGAGACAGGTAAGCTGTGGGGACCCGACTTCCCTCAAGTTCGCGTTGCCGATTGGGTCAATAGCCAAGCAGCATTAGCGGACCGTCTCGGCATCGATATCTGGGCGGCGGTCATCGGTGGAAGCTTGGGTGGCATGCAGGCCATGCAGTGGAGCGTGCAGTACCCCGAACGCCTTAAGTATTGCCTCATCATTGCCTCGGCAATGGATTTATCGGCACAAAATATCGCTTTTAACGAGATTGCACGCCAAGCGATACAATCTGACCCCAACTTTTGCGCAGGGCATTATCGCGAGCAGGATACTAACCCCTCGCAAGGCTTAGCCCTTGCGCGCATGGTTGGCCACGTCACCTATTTATCGGATGACGCCATGGCCAACAAGTTCGGCCGCGATATTCGTTCGGGCAGTATCGAGCATAACATCGATCAAGAAGTCGAATTCCAGGTCGAAAGCTACCTGCGCTACCAAGGTAGCCAGTTTTCAACGGCGTTCGATGCCAACACCTACATTCTTATGACCCGCGCACTTGACTACTTCGACATCGCAGCAGACTTTAATGGCGACCCCGTCAAAGCGTTCGCCACAACCAAGGCGCAATTTTTGGTGGTGAGCTTCTCTACAGATTGGCGCTTTTCACCTAGACGTTCGCGCGAAATCACGAACGCGCTCATCGCTGCCAACCGCCCCGTTTCGTATGCAGAAATCGAGGCAGCGGAAGGGCACGATGCCTTTTTAATGCCAATCCCGCGCTACCTCGACGTACTCAAAGCTTATTTGGGACGCATTGCAGAGGACCTGCTATGAGACTCGATTTAACTCAGATTAAGCAGTGGATACCTCAGAAAGCCAAAGTCTTAGACCTCGGCTGCGGTGACGGCGAGTTTCTAGCCAACCTTCGCGACACCCACAAGGTGCAGGGTTTGGGTTTGGAAATCGACCCCGACAACATCACCCAAGCGCTCGCTAAGGGCATTGATGTGGTTGAGCAGAATATGGACAAAGGGCTGGATAACTTCCCCGACCAAAGTTTTGATGTGGTGGTCATGGCGCATGCGCTGCAGGTACTGCACTACCCCGATAAAGTCTTGGATGAGATGCTTCGCATTGGTCGCGAGGGCATCGTGACCTTTCCGAACTTTGCGCATTGGCGCTGCCGCGTACACTTAAGCACGCGCGGCCGCATGCCCGTTTCAAAGTTCATGCCGCACAGTTGGTACGACACCCCCAACATTCACTTTTGCACCGTCAAAGACTTCGAAGCCCTGTGCCGGCAAAAAGGCTTTAAAATTAAGCGCCGCGAAATGGTCGGTGAAAGCTCGTGGTTGGCGCGCACCTGGCCAAACCTGTTTGCCACCACCGCAATTTTTAAAATTACACGGTAGCCGCCATGCCTATACTCAACGCTTTATTCATTAGCCTCATGCTAGTCGCAAGCCACGCGAATGCGCAAATGTCGGAACGCTTCGATGAGTACGAATTGCACTACAGCTTTGTCAATACGACGTTTCTCAGCCCCGAAATTGCCGCCCAGTACCAAATCACTCGCGGCAAGCGACACGGAATTTTGATGCTATCGCTCCGCAGACATCAGGATGGCATCGATGGCACACAACCCAGCGCCATGAATGTGTCTGGCACCACCAGCGACTTGATTCGCAAAGACGAACTTAAATTCAGGGAAATTCGTGAAGATGGCGCGGTATACTACATCGCCCCGTTTAAATTTATTAACGAAGAATTCCGCCATTTTTATATCGACTTCCAAGCGGCTGGGGATGACCGAACCTACTCGCACCACCTAGAACATCAAATGTACATTCATGAATAAACTGGTACTTGCGAGCGGTAACGCCGGCAAACTCAAAGAGCTGAGTGAGATCTTAAACCCGCTTGGCTTTGAGCTCATTCCACAAGGCGAGTTCAATTTAGACAGCGCCGATGAAACCGGTCTTAGCTTTGTCGAAAACGCGCTACTTAAGGCGCGCTATGCCGCACAGGAAACCGGGCTTGGGGCGCTGGCCGATGACTCGGGCTTATGCGTCGATTGCCTGGGTGGCGCGCCCGGCATTTACTCAGCGCGTTTTGGCGATGGCACAGACCACGGCAACCTAGAGGCCCTGCTTGCCACACTGGCGCATCACGGCGACGGCCCCTGGCCCGCGCATTATCACTGCACCCTTGTGCTTGTTAAACACGCCGAGGATCCTGACCCCATCATCGCCCAAGGCCGCTGGCAGGGTGAGATTATCGCCACACCCAAAGGGGATGGCGGCTTTGGCTATGACCCGATTTTTTATTGCCGCAAGCTTGAGGTCACAGCCGCCGAGTTACCTAAAGATCAAAAGAATCGTATCAGCCATCGCGGTATCGCAGCCAAGGCCTTGTACGATCAATTGCAAAGCGCACTGTGATCACACCCTCAGGCACCGGTTTATACATTCATTTTCCGTGGTGCGAGCGCAAGTGCCCTTACTGCGACTTTAATTCGCATGTCAGCGGACAGGCGCTCCCCGAAGCTGAAATGGTTACAGCTCTTATTAACGATTACACCTCTGACCTAGAAATTTATGGCGCAAGGCCCATCGACAGCCTATTCATAGGTGGTGGCACACCAAGCTTAATTTCAGCGCAAAGTATCGCTCGGCTCTTAGATGGCATCGACCGTCTGACTCCCTTATCTGACACGACCGAGATTACGATGGAAGCCAACCCCGGTAGCTCCGAGCAGGAAAAGTTTGCCGGCTATCGCGCTGCAGGTGTGAATCGTCTATCCATTGGCATACAGTCTTTCAACAGCGAGCACCTCAGACGGCTAGGCCGTATTCACAGCCGAGACGAGGCCGACCATGCCATAAAGGCAGCGCAAGCTGCGGGCTTTGAGCGCATCAACATTGACTTAATGTATGGCCTGCCCGACCAAACCCTCAAACAGGCGCTACACGATGTAGAGCAAGGCCTAAGCTACAACACGGGCCATCTGTCGTGGTATCAACTGACAATAGAACCCAACACGGTATTCTATAAACAGCGACCGCCGCTGCCCGACGATGATGCCATTGCCGATATCGCCGATGAGGGCGAGCATTTCATGACTCAATCTGGGCTAAAGCGCTATGAGGTCTCGGCCTTTGCCGGCACAGGGCAAGAATGCCGACACAACGTCAATTACTGGCGCTTTGGCGACTACTTCGGGATTGGTGCTGGAGCGCACGGCAAGATCAGCTTCAACGATCACATCATTCGAACAGCTAAGCAACGCATGCCGGACAGCTATTTACAAGCCAGTGATCGTGCCTCTCGGCTAGCCGTCGAGAGCGCTTTAGATCAAGCGCAATTAATCAGCGAATTTATGCTAAACGCCTTACGCTTGCGCGAGGGCGTAGAAATCGCCTTGTTCCAACGCTCAACCGGCTTAGCGCCCGAGTGTATGCACCACACTTGGCGGAGGCTGCAGGCGCAAGGTCTAATGGTTGAGGGCGATGACCGCCTTCAAACCACTGAGCTGGGCTGGCGTTTTTTAAACACCGTGATCGAAAGCTTTATGGAATAAGCTCGGCTTCAAGAGCCGGGACCTCATCTTCGGAATCACCACCGATGGCATTTTCGTACATCGTGACGTAGATCATCATGACAAATGGAATCAGGAACAAACCCAGCAAACCAATAACCGGTAAAGCGCTCAGCACCGAGTTCACGACATTAATAACGAGCAAAACGCCAAAGATCTTCCAAAAACCCTGCTCGTGAACCAATTTTCTTGAAGTCTGCAGCGTCTCGAAGATATCCATTTTCTTATCCACCAGTAGATACATAGCGTAATACCAAACAACACTTAAGTAGATGCCGGGAATAATCAGCAGCATGAAGCCAATCATAAGTCCTACGGTAAGCACAGTGACCAAGAACAAAGACTTCCACCACATCCCATCGGCAAAACCTGCCGAAAACGAAGCGCCAAAGTTTGCCTCTTGACCACGAGCGCTGGCTAACAAAAAGTGAATCAAGCCGGCGATTAATGCGGGGATGATTAAAATGCCAATCACAGTGATCGCGGCGACCACGATAGCCAAACCAAACAGGCAGAAATTACCCAATAAAGACCAATACTTTGGCTTTGCCCGCTCGATGCCCCGACTAAAAAAAGCGTCAAAACTGATGTCTTGCACGGTTACCACCTCTTAGTTTGTTGTCTAACTGTGACGGTATCAGTTTTCAGGGTGAAGTCAATTTGCGGCCTGGAACTCGACTGGTGACCTGCGCGATAAGCTCAGCAACCGCCGCTACAACTTACAATCGCTCATGTCCGCTCGAACAACAAATCCCAAACACCATGCCCCAAACGCTCGCCGCGCTTCTCGAACTTGGTCAAAGGCCGTGACTCCGGCCGCGGCGCGTAGGGCTCAATCTCAGGCATCGTATTCTTGAAATCAGGATGGGGGGTTAATACTTCAAGCATGTGCTCAGCGTAGTGTTGCCAGTCGGTGGCCAAATGCAAAACGGCACCGGGCTTCATATGACGCGCAAGCAGGCTTAGAAATTCTGGCTGAATTAGGCGGCGCTTGTGGTGCTTTTTTTTGTGCCAAGGATCGGGGAAAAACACCTGCACCCGGTCCAAGCTTGTGGCGGGAATACATTGCTCTAACACTTCCACCGCATCGTGGCAGTAGACGCGAATATTGGTGGCTTGCGCCTCCATGGCATCATGCAACAACTTACCGACCCCGGGTCGGTGAACTTCGACGCCAATATAACGGTGATCGGGTTCGGCCAAAGCTTGAGCGAGTAGCGATTGTCCCATACCAAAGCCGATTTCAAATACAACGGGGCCGCGCTGCTCGAATACAGCATCGTAATCTAAGGCTCCGGTTTCCGCTAAAAGACCAAAACGCGGCCAGCCCAAATCAAGACCTTCGCGCTGAGCTTCGGTCATGCGCCCTGCGCGTATCACATAGCTTTTAATACGACGTGAAAAGCTGCTTTCACTCATGCTTTATCAATTCCTTAGAAGCTGGTATCAAGCACAACCAAGCCAAAATAAAGGCTAAACCGCCAAAAGGCGTAATGATACCCAGAAAACGCCAATTCATCAGCGTTAAGGTGTATAAGCTTCCAGAAAATAACACACAGCCCACAGTGAACAGCAAAGCGGAGCGGGCCAGCCAAATGCTTGCAGGTGGCCGCCATTGCGCAATGGCAATAAGCAACAAGGCCAATGCGTGCCAAAAATGGTATTTGACGGCTGTTTGATACACCGCGATGTCACTCGGCGGCATAAAGCGATCAATCGCATGACCACCAAAGGCGCCAGCGATGACCGCCAAAGCACCGAGCGCCGCTGCAGTTTGCATTGTGCGCTCGGGTTTAGAGAACCACATAAAAATTACGCGACCAGCTCACCCATGAGCTTGCGCACTTTTTGCATGGCATTCTGCTCGAGCTGACGAATACGCTCTGCCGATACACCGTACTGCGCGGCCAAATCGTGTAAGGTTGCCTTTTCGTCGTTCAACCACCGTTGCGCTAAGATGTCGCGGCTGCGCTCATCTAACTGCTCTAGGGCGTAGTGCAAGCGCGACTCGCTATCTTCTTGCCAATTGGTCGACTCCACCTGCTGAGCAGGGTCAGCGCGGTGATCTTCCAGATAATACTGAGGCGCGTACACGTCATCGTCGTCGCTATCGCTTGGGGCATCAAACGCCACGTCGCGCGAGCTCATACGCGCTTCCATGGTAGCGACTTCGCGCACATCAACCCCTAAATCGTCAGCCACCGCTTGTGCTTCCTCGGCAGACAACCACGCTAAGGCTTTTTTAGATGACCGCAAATTAAAGAACAGTTTGCGTTGTGCTTTGGTGGTAGCCACTTTCACGATACGCCAGTTGCGCAGAATGAATTCGTGCATTTCGGCTTTAATCCAGTGCACTGCAAAAGACACCAGACGAACACCTTTTTCGGGGTTAAAGCGTTTAACCGCCTTCATCAAACCCACGTTACCTTCTTGGATTAGATCGGCTTCTGCCAAGCCGTAACCTGAGTAGCTACGTGCAATGTGAACCACAAAACGCAGGTGCGACATCACTAACTGTCGCGCCGCTTCTAAATTGTCGTTGTAGTAGAGATCCTCGGCCAATTCCCGCTCACGCTCAACCGACAGTACTGGGATGCTGCTTACGGTCTGAATGTAGGCGGCCAAATTGGCGCCAGGCACCATTTGATCAACAGGCTGTAGTTGGGTAGACATTCTCTCTCCTTGCTGTGCCATGTGATTTTAGCACTCTCACCCTTAGAGTGCTAATTTGGCAAAAGTTCCGTAGATACGCAAGTAAAATACGATTAGATGAGTGTTATCGAGGTTCGATAAGCTTCAATTGACGCCGCGCAGACACCCAAGCGCCGATCATGCCAAGCACAATAGCAACGACCAAAAGGGCAAACGCCAGGCTTAGAGGGAAGCGCAGAGCAAAATAGGGCGCCTGATAAGAAGTGGCTAAGGCGTCTATCGGGGCGCCCAACCAGTACTTCACGCTGTAGGTAATTAGCAGCGCAACCAGGCCTCCGGCGGCACCATAAGCAAAGCCAGTATACAAGAAAGGTCGCATCACATAGGCGTTATTGGCACCGACAAGTTTGGTCACCAGGATCTCTTGTCGCCGGCTTTCCACCGCAAGCCGAACGGTATTACCAATGATCAGTAAGCAGGCCAGTAAAGCAATGGCCACAAATGCCCACATTAAGCGCTCACCAAATAAGGCAATGGACTGCAGCCGGCTCAGCCACTCCATATCCAACAATACGTCAGCGACCATAGGATTACTTGCGAGCTGCTCGGCAAGGGCTTGAAGCGCAGCCGGTTGCGTTGAGATTAAGGTTAACGAAATTGAGTGCGGCAAGGGGTTACCCAGCGAGGCTAGGACCTCAGGACTTAAGCCCAACCACTGACTCAATTCTTCCAGCGCTTGTTCTTTTGATACAACCGAAACTGACTCAACCAACGCGAGAGACGCCAGCTCTTGAGATAGCGCACTCACTTGTTCCAAAGAGACGGCGTCGTGCGTCATTACCGTGATGGAGTCACCTCGATCAACTTCAGCAAGTGCTGCATCTAGGGTCAAAACCCCCATACTTAACGCCGCCGGCAAGCTCAGCACCACGCCCATCACAAGGGCCGTTAACAAAGTCGACACCCAGTGGCGCCCCAAGCGCTCAAGGGTATCGTGTCGAGCTAGACGGTGATGTCCGCGCCAGGTCGCAACGCGTCGAGCAAAGGGCACTTTTGTGACAGGCTGAACTGCCTTGCGGCCCGACTTACTCACGACCACCACCAGTCACCAGCGCACCATCTTTTAGGGTCAGAATGCGGTGCTGCATCCGCGAAATTAAAGCCAAGTCGTGAGTGGCAATTAATACCGTGACACCTGCTCGGCTAAAAGCCCTGAACAGCGCCATAATTTCGGCCGACAGGGCAGGATCTAGGTTTCCAGTGGGCTCATCGGCTAAGAGTATTTTGGGTCTAGACGCCACCGCGCGCGCAATTCCAACCCGCTGCTGCTCGCCGCCAGACAGGGCTTCGGGGTTAGACTTTTCTTTGTCGAGCAAGCCCACTTTATCTAAGGCGGCCCGAACCCGACGACCGATATCACGATGCTCGAACCCACTGATCAGCAAAGGCAGGGCGACGTTGTCGTAGACACTGCGGTCGTACAGCAATTGGTGATCCTGAAAAACGACCCCAATATCTTGCCGGTGCTTGGCAATGCCACCACCTTTAATGGACTGCAGATCCTTGCCATTGACGATGACCCGACCACGCGTTTGGCGCTCCATAATCATGATCAATTTAAGCAGGGTGGACTTACCGGCGCCCGAATGCCCGGTCAGGAATACCAGTTCTTCGGGCTCAACAAAAAGACTTAACTCACGTAACGCATCGCGCCCACTGTCGTAACGCTTGCTGACGCGGTCAAACTCGATCACACACTAGCCTCGTCGAATAGGGCGTTCACAAACGGCTCAGCTTCGAAAGGACGCAAATCTTCTAAAGATTCACCCACGCCAATGTAACGAATCGGGATACCCAGTTTATGAGCGATGGCAAAAATCACACCGCCCTTGGCCGTGCCATCGAGCTTGGTCAGCGTAATGCCCGACACATCGACCGCCGCCTTGAAGTGCTGGGCTTGCGCAATAGCGTTTTGACCCATGGTCGCGTCTAAGACCAGCATCACCTCGTGCGGCGCCTCTGGGTTTAACTTTTTCATGACACGAACAACCTTTTTTAACTCTTCCATCAGGTTGTCTTTGTTGTGCAAACGGCCAGCCGTGTCGGCGATCAAGACATCAACGCCGCGCGCTTGTGCCGCTTGCAGGGCATCAAAAATCACCGAGGCACTGTCGGCTCCGGTGTGTTGCGCCACCACGGGAATGTTGTTGCGCTCGCCCCACACCTGCAACTGCTCTACTGCGGCCGCTCTAAAGGTATCGCCTGCCGCTAGCATGACCGACTTCCCCTCCGCCTTATAGCGCTGCGCAAGCTTGCCAATGGTCGTGGTTTTGCCGGCGCCATTCACACCTACCATCAAAATGACTGTCGGGGCAGTGGCAGCTAAGGGCAGCGCTTTTTCGTAGGGGCCCACCATGTTAGTGAGCGCTTGCTTTAAGGCTCTCAGCAAGGCGTCGCCATCGGCGAGCTCTTTGCGCGATACTTGGGCTGTCAGCTGTTCGACGATATGAGTCGTTGCCTCGATACCCACGTCTGCCATTAGCAAGGTACTCTCAAGGTCCTCTAAAAGATCCGCATCGATAACTTTTCGACCCAGAAATAAATTGCCCAAGCCGGACGAAAGCTGACCGCGAGTTCGACTTAAACCCTGTTTTAAACGCGCGTACCATCCGCTTTTTTCCGCTTGTGGTGATGCCGCTTCGACTGTCACCTCGGCAATGGGTTCAACGCTCGTATCAGGAGCGATCACATCGGACTGCTCTGCCTGCGGTGGCTGTGTTGCGGTAGGTTTCGCCGCTTGACCCGCGCCCGCCTCGAGGGCCTCGTTGTGTATTTCGGGTGCAGCATCTGCGGGCTTCTTACGCCTGAATAACTTCATGCTCTGTGGTACCTTAGGTGTTCAACCTCAGAGTTTACCATTGATGCCTAAACCTCAGAAGCAAAGCGCAGCATCTCGACCACAAAAGTCTGGGACAGTGCGCATGATCAGTGGCGCTTGGCGCGGACGCAAAGTCCCGGTGCTGGATTCACCGGGACTTCGCCCGACGCCAGACCGTATTCGTGAAACACTGTTTAACTGGCTTCAAGGTGAGCTGGTAGACGCTACCTGTATCGACCTATTTGCCGGCACCGGCGCCTTGGGTCTCGAGTGTTTATCGCGGGGTGCACGCTTTTGTCACTTTATCGACCAACAAAGCCAAGTCTGCCGCCACTTAAACACACAACTACAAATCCTTGGTGGCACGGCAAAAAGCCAGGTGCACTGCACTGACGCCACCAACTTTATCGACCACTTTGCAGACTCGGCGGATCTCGTCTTCATTGATCCCCCTTACCGCCAAAACCTAATCGAGCCCTTATTACCCATATTGAGCGGGTGGCAAACACGCTGGTTTTATATCGAAACGGCCAGCGATGAAACAGCACCTTTTGTGCCGGGGCACTGGTCTTTGCACCGCGAAGTTAAGGCGGGCCAGGTGTGCGCTAAACTCTACTACAACACGCTGACGGATTGAGCACCAAGCCCAGAAGGTTTAGGATGCGCGCTTGACTTGTAGGAGCAATCACCATGCAAATTGATACCGTTGTTTACCCAGGCACTTTCGACCCCATCACCAACGGCCACGTCGATCTTACCGAGCGCGCGTCTCGATTGTTCAAACGTGTTGTTGTCGGTATTGCCTACAGCGAGAAAAAAACACCGATGTTTTCGCTAGAAGAACGCATCGAGTTGTGCCAGCAATCGCTTGCCCATTTACCGAACGTTGAAGTCGTAGGCTTTAATAATTTGCTCATCGATTTTGTGCGCTCTCAGGGAGCAAACTGCGTATTGCGAGGGCTTCGTGCGGTGTCCGACTTTGAATACGAGCTTCAACTTGCCAACATGAATCGCGCCATGCATCCAGAGTTCGAATCGGTCTTTTTAACACCCTCAGAGCACCTGGGCTTTATTAGCTCGTCACTGGTGCGAGAAATAGCGGTATTGAATGGCGATATTACCCCCTTTGTCCCCAAGCCCGTAGCCGAGCGACTCATCGCGCGCTATCAGCGCTGACACGCAGTGCAAAACACCGTGGTGCGCTGCCCCAAGCGCACTTCATGTAGGGGCTTGGAGCAAGTCACACAGGGCAGTCCCGCGCGACCATACACAGTGAGTTCTTGTTTGAAATAACCCGGCTTACCGTCGCCCCCCACAAAATCCCGAAGAGTCGTACCACCCCGAGCAATCGCGTAGGACAAAATACGCTTGATGTGCTGGGCAAGGTCCTGATACCTCGCCAAACTCACTTTGCCCGCAGCGCGGCGAGGGTCAATGCCTGCCGCAAACAATGCCTCGTTAGCATAGATATTACCCACACCCACCACCACTTTGGCATCCATAATAAACAACTTAACGGCTTGGGTTTTACCGCGCGAACGGGCATAAAGTGCTCGCCCTGAAAAGTCGTCGCTCAAAGGCTCGGGCCCTAGGGTGTCGAGCAGCGGGTGCCCTAAATCTTGGCCTGCAATCCAGTGGATAGACCCAAACCGCCTAGGGTCGTGATAGCGCAGAATGGCACCATCATCAAAACAAATGTCGACATGATCGTGGGTTTTAACTGGCTCGCCGGCAGCAACAATCCGCATAGAGCCGGTCATACCAAGGTGGGCGAGTACAAAACCATCGGTATGATGCAGGACAATGTATTTTGCCCGACGCTCGACGCGCAAGAATTGCCCACCGACCAGAGCGCTCGCCAAGTCAGCCGGCACAGGCCAACGTAAACGCGTATCGCGCACAAGCACATTGCAGATGGGCTTGTTAAGAACATGAGGCTCAATGCCCCGACAGGTGGTTTCGACTTCAGGTAATTCAGGCATGGTTCATCCGGGCACAAAAAACCCCGGCTATACCGGGGTTTCGGCAAAGCACAAGCATCAAGCTTACTTGATCTTGCCTTCTTTATACATCACGTGCTTGCGAACCACTGGATCAAACTTTTTCATTTCCAGTTTGTCAGGAGTCGTACGCTTGTTTTTGTCAGTGGTATAGAAATGGCCTGTACCCGCTGATGAAATCATTCGGATTTTTTCTCTCATGATCTACTCCTTATACCTTCTCGCCGCGAGCGCGAAGCTCAGCTAATACGGTGTCGATACCGCGCTTATCAATAACACGCATGCCTTTGCTTGAAACGCGCAGACGAACAAAGCGCTTTTCTGACTCAACCCAAAAACGGTGACTGTGCAAATTAGGCAAAAAACGACGACGTGTGCGGTTTTTTGCGTGTGATACGTTATTTCCTGTCACGGGACGCTTACCCGTTACTTGACATACTCTTGACATCTTTCGCCTCTCCCATCGTTGGTGGGATCGTAAATTCGGTAACCACGCTGGATTTTTTACCCCCAGCGCACGGAGCGCGACTTTATACCAGAGCACTGTTCGCGAAGCAAGCCAAACCTATAAAAATCCCGCTTTTGCAAAGGAAAAAAATTCTCCCTGCCCCAAAACCAAATGATCCAACAAACAAATGTCGACCAAGCCCAAAGCTTGGCGAACCTTTTCTGTCACTCGATGGTCAGCATCACTGGGCTGCGAACTTCCCGATGGGTGATTGTGAGCAATGATGATATTCACAGCACCCACCTGCAAGGCGGTGCTGACGATTTCTCGCGGATACACGCTCGCGGCGTCAACCGTACCCGAAAATAAGGTATCGACCTTAAGCACTTGATTACGCACGTCCAGATACAAGCACACAAAGTGCTCGCGCTTAGCCGCAACCAGATATTCCGACAAATACTCGCGCACTAGAGTCGGATTAGACAATGCGTCGACATGTAGTAGGGCCTCTTTTGCGGCACGAGACGACAACTCCGCCACTACCCTCAAGCGCCTTATAGACCGCGGAGAAAGCCCCACCGTCCTGCGCAACCATGCGCAATCCGATTTGAGCACTCGCGCCAAACCACCGCATTGTTCCAGCAAGGATTCAGCCACGTACCTCCCTTCGTTCTCGATACCCAACTGAATAGCCAACAGTTCGGCGCTGCTCAGCTCACTTAAATCCTCGCTACAACAATTAGTTACCACTAAGTCGCTCCTATTAACTGTCTCTGTATCCAAACCGCTTAC
This region includes:
- the metX gene encoding homoserine O-succinyltransferase MetX; amino-acid sequence: MSEHNSVGIVSPQTAHFDAPLALACGKTLNEFDLVYETYGELNAEKTNAILICHALSGHHHAAGYHSESETKPGWWDTCIGPGKPIDTNVYFVVSLNNLGGCHGSTGPTSINPETGKLWGPDFPQVRVADWVNSQAALADRLGIDIWAAVIGGSLGGMQAMQWSVQYPERLKYCLIIASAMDLSAQNIAFNEIARQAIQSDPNFCAGHYREQDTNPSQGLALARMVGHVTYLSDDAMANKFGRDIRSGSIEHNIDQEVEFQVESYLRYQGSQFSTAFDANTYILMTRALDYFDIAADFNGDPVKAFATTKAQFLVVSFSTDWRFSPRRSREITNALIAANRPVSYAEIEAAEGHDAFLMPIPRYLDVLKAYLGRIAEDLL
- the metW gene encoding methionine biosynthesis protein MetW, which gives rise to MRLDLTQIKQWIPQKAKVLDLGCGDGEFLANLRDTHKVQGLGLEIDPDNITQALAKGIDVVEQNMDKGLDNFPDQSFDVVVMAHALQVLHYPDKVLDEMLRIGREGIVTFPNFAHWRCRVHLSTRGRMPVSKFMPHSWYDTPNIHFCTVKDFEALCRQKGFKIKRREMVGESSWLARTWPNLFATTAIFKITR
- a CDS encoding DUF4426 domain-containing protein, which codes for MPILNALFISLMLVASHANAQMSERFDEYELHYSFVNTTFLSPEIAAQYQITRGKRHGILMLSLRRHQDGIDGTQPSAMNVSGTTSDLIRKDELKFREIREDGAVYYIAPFKFINEEFRHFYIDFQAAGDDRTYSHHLEHQMYIHE
- the rdgB gene encoding RdgB/HAM1 family non-canonical purine NTP pyrophosphatase yields the protein MNKLVLASGNAGKLKELSEILNPLGFELIPQGEFNLDSADETGLSFVENALLKARYAAQETGLGALADDSGLCVDCLGGAPGIYSARFGDGTDHGNLEALLATLAHHGDGPWPAHYHCTLVLVKHAEDPDPIIAQGRWQGEIIATPKGDGGFGYDPIFYCRKLEVTAAELPKDQKNRISHRGIAAKALYDQLQSAL
- the hemW gene encoding radical SAM family heme chaperone HemW, whose protein sequence is MITPSGTGLYIHFPWCERKCPYCDFNSHVSGQALPEAEMVTALINDYTSDLEIYGARPIDSLFIGGGTPSLISAQSIARLLDGIDRLTPLSDTTEITMEANPGSSEQEKFAGYRAAGVNRLSIGIQSFNSEHLRRLGRIHSRDEADHAIKAAQAAGFERINIDLMYGLPDQTLKQALHDVEQGLSYNTGHLSWYQLTIEPNTVFYKQRPPLPDDDAIADIADEGEHFMTQSGLKRYEVSAFAGTGQECRHNVNYWRFGDYFGIGAGAHGKISFNDHIIRTAKQRMPDSYLQASDRASRLAVESALDQAQLISEFMLNALRLREGVEIALFQRSTGLAPECMHHTWRRLQAQGLMVEGDDRLQTTELGWRFLNTVIESFME
- the trmB gene encoding tRNA (guanosine(46)-N7)-methyltransferase TrmB, yielding MSESSFSRRIKSYVIRAGRMTEAQREGLDLGWPRFGLLAETGALDYDAVFEQRGPVVFEIGFGMGQSLLAQALAEPDHRYIGVEVHRPGVGKLLHDAMEAQATNIRVYCHDAVEVLEQCIPATSLDRVQVFFPDPWHKKKHHKRRLIQPEFLSLLARHMKPGAVLHLATDWQHYAEHMLEVLTPHPDFKNTMPEIEPYAPRPESRPLTKFEKRGERLGHGVWDLLFERT
- a CDS encoding DUF423 domain-containing protein, which produces MQTAAALGALAVIAGAFGGHAIDRFMPPSDIAVYQTAVKYHFWHALALLLIAIAQWRPPASIWLARSALLFTVGCVLFSGSLYTLTLMNWRFLGIITPFGGLAFILAWLCLIPASKELIKHE
- the rpoH gene encoding RNA polymerase sigma factor RpoH, whose amino-acid sequence is MSTQLQPVDQMVPGANLAAYIQTVSSIPVLSVERERELAEDLYYNDNLEAARQLVMSHLRFVVHIARSYSGYGLAEADLIQEGNVGLMKAVKRFNPEKGVRLVSFAVHWIKAEMHEFILRNWRIVKVATTKAQRKLFFNLRSSKKALAWLSAEEAQAVADDLGVDVREVATMEARMSSRDVAFDAPSDSDDDDVYAPQYYLEDHRADPAQQVESTNWQEDSESRLHYALEQLDERSRDILAQRWLNDEKATLHDLAAQYGVSAERIRQLEQNAMQKVRKLMGELVA
- a CDS encoding cell division protein FtsX; amino-acid sequence: MSKSGRKAVQPVTKVPFARRVATWRGHHRLARHDTLERLGRHWVSTLLTALVMGVVLSLPAALSMGVLTLDAALAEVDRGDSITVMTHDAVSLEQVSALSQELASLALVESVSVVSKEQALEELSQWLGLSPEVLASLGNPLPHSISLTLISTQPAALQALAEQLASNPMVADVLLDMEWLSRLQSIALFGERLMWAFVAIALLACLLIIGNTVRLAVESRRQEILVTKLVGANNAYVMRPFLYTGFAYGAAGGLVALLITYSVKYWLGAPIDALATSYQAPYFALRFPLSLAFALLVVAIVLGMIGAWVSARRQLKLIEPR
- the ftsE gene encoding cell division ATP-binding protein FtsE encodes the protein MIEFDRVSKRYDSGRDALRELSLFVEPEELVFLTGHSGAGKSTLLKLIMIMERQTRGRVIVNGKDLQSIKGGGIAKHRQDIGVVFQDHQLLYDRSVYDNVALPLLISGFEHRDIGRRVRAALDKVGLLDKEKSNPEALSGGEQQRVGIARAVASRPKILLADEPTGNLDPALSAEIMALFRAFSRAGVTVLIATHDLALISRMQHRILTLKDGALVTGGGRE